A window of the Microvirga terrae genome harbors these coding sequences:
- a CDS encoding 23S rRNA (adenine(2030)-N(6))-methyltransferase RlmJ translates to MNYRHAFHAGNFADVMKHALLVRILAYLQRKETPVRVVDTHAGIGLYDLAGDEAGRTGEWVDGIGRLDEAFAPEVEEILAPYRGVVAEVRARHGETIYPGSPGLVRELLRRQDRGVFVELHPADYRVLSDAFNAVANLKVMHLDGWTALHALIPPKEKRGLVLIDPPYEKPNELDRLGAELLAALKKWPTGVYAGWYPIKEVAPVDAVAARLHAESPRPGLRLELYVDDPRDPSRLNGSGLFVLNPPWSLKEEAETLLPALAERLSRGGYGAFLCEAFGPPA, encoded by the coding sequence ATGAACTATCGCCATGCCTTCCACGCCGGCAATTTCGCCGACGTCATGAAACACGCCCTCCTGGTGCGCATCCTCGCCTATCTGCAGCGCAAGGAGACGCCTGTGCGCGTCGTCGACACCCACGCGGGGATCGGGCTCTACGACCTCGCCGGCGACGAGGCCGGCCGGACCGGGGAATGGGTCGACGGGATCGGGCGCCTCGACGAAGCCTTCGCGCCCGAGGTCGAGGAGATCCTCGCCCCCTATCGGGGGGTGGTGGCGGAGGTGCGTGCGCGCCATGGCGAGACCATCTATCCCGGCTCGCCCGGTCTCGTGCGCGAACTGTTGCGGCGGCAGGACCGGGGCGTGTTCGTGGAACTGCATCCGGCCGATTACCGGGTGCTGAGCGACGCCTTCAACGCGGTCGCGAATCTCAAGGTGATGCACCTGGATGGCTGGACGGCGCTCCATGCCCTGATCCCGCCGAAGGAGAAGCGCGGTCTCGTGCTCATCGATCCGCCGTACGAGAAGCCGAACGAACTGGACCGTCTCGGGGCGGAGCTGCTCGCTGCCCTGAAGAAGTGGCCGACAGGAGTCTATGCTGGGTGGTATCCGATCAAGGAGGTCGCCCCCGTCGACGCGGTGGCCGCGCGGCTGCATGCCGAGAGCCCGCGCCCGGGCCTGCGCCTCGAGCTCTATGTGGACGATCCGCGCGACCCGTCGCGGCTCAACGGCAGCGGTCTCTTCGTGCTCAACCCGCCCTGGTCCCTGAAGGAGGAGGCCGAGACGCTGCTGCCGGCTCTTGCCGAGCGCCTGTCCCGCGGCGGCTATGGGGCTTTCCTCTGTGAAGCCTTCGGGCCTCCTGCTTAA
- a CDS encoding TetR/AcrR family transcriptional regulator, with protein MDLAARRSWHEIEINDVAKAAGVSLAEFRDLFPSKGAVLGALSRQIDRQVLEGTTDDLAGEPARERIFDVLMRRFDALEPYKQALRRIVRDLQYDPASLAALNQVALNSQRFMLAAAGINTEGPLGTLKLQGAVLVYANTMRTWLDDEDPTLARTMARLDRELRRGERILEGAEDLRRLSAPLRAVGRALMQGRRATRSETRRAGEGNGDAQNPAAAI; from the coding sequence ATGGACCTCGCCGCCCGACGCTCCTGGCACGAGATCGAAATCAACGACGTCGCCAAGGCCGCCGGCGTTTCGCTGGCGGAATTCCGGGATCTCTTTCCCTCCAAGGGCGCCGTGCTCGGCGCGCTCTCCCGCCAGATCGACCGGCAGGTGCTGGAGGGGACAACGGATGACCTGGCCGGGGAACCCGCGCGAGAGCGCATCTTCGACGTGCTCATGCGCCGCTTCGATGCGCTGGAGCCCTACAAGCAGGCCCTGCGCCGGATCGTCCGGGATCTGCAATACGATCCCGCCTCGCTGGCCGCTCTCAACCAGGTGGCGCTCAACTCGCAACGCTTCATGCTGGCTGCGGCCGGCATCAACACGGAAGGGCCGCTTGGAACGCTCAAGCTCCAGGGGGCGGTCCTGGTCTATGCCAACACCATGCGCACTTGGCTCGACGACGAGGATCCGACGCTCGCCAGGACCATGGCGCGGCTCGACCGCGAATTGCGCCGCGGCGAGCGCATTCTGGAAGGCGCCGAGGATCTGCGCCGCCTGAGCGCGCCGCTGCGCGCGGTCGGGCGGGCCCTGATGCAGGGGCGCCGGGCGACCCGTTCGGAGACACGCCGTGCCGGCGAGGGCAACGGCGATGCGCAGAATCCCGCAGCGGCGATCTGA
- a CDS encoding SDR family oxidoreductase, translating to MNKAALVTGGAQRIGRRIVERLAGEGYAVAIHCRRSTDEADAMAARIREQGGQAAVVQADLADGAAVERLVPEAARALGALTLLVNNASEFEPDEVETLSQERWDRHFAVNLRAPAFLARDFAHQLPAHEHGCIVNIVDQRVWKLTPQFFSYTLTKVALFTATRTMAQALAPRIRVNAIGPGPTLSNVRQGDDDFAKQSEAILLGHGGTPDEIADAVLYLAGARSVTGQMIAVDGGQHLAWETPDVVGIRE from the coding sequence ATGAATAAAGCCGCTCTCGTGACCGGCGGTGCGCAACGCATCGGTCGGCGAATCGTCGAACGCCTCGCCGGGGAGGGATACGCGGTCGCCATCCATTGCCGGCGCTCGACCGACGAAGCGGACGCAATGGCAGCCCGCATTCGGGAGCAGGGGGGACAGGCCGCAGTCGTTCAGGCGGACCTCGCGGACGGCGCCGCCGTCGAGCGTCTGGTTCCGGAGGCGGCTCGGGCCCTGGGAGCCCTGACGCTCCTCGTCAACAATGCGTCCGAGTTCGAGCCGGACGAGGTCGAGACGCTCTCGCAGGAACGCTGGGATCGGCACTTCGCCGTCAACCTGCGGGCGCCGGCCTTCCTGGCCCGCGACTTCGCCCATCAGCTTCCTGCTCATGAGCACGGGTGTATCGTCAACATCGTCGACCAGCGGGTCTGGAAGCTTACGCCGCAGTTCTTTTCCTACACGCTGACGAAGGTCGCGCTGTTCACCGCTACCCGGACCATGGCACAGGCGCTGGCGCCGCGCATCCGCGTCAATGCCATCGGGCCAGGGCCGACGCTGTCGAACGTCCGGCAGGGCGACGATGACTTCGCCAAGCAGAGCGAGGCGATCCTGCTCGGGCATGGCGGCACCCCGGATGAGATCGCCGACGCGGTTCTCTACCTCGCCGGGGCCCGCAGCGTGACCGGCCAGATGATCGCCGTCGACGGCGGTCAGCATCTGGCCTGGGAGACGCCAGACGTCGTCGGCATCAGGGAGTGA
- a CDS encoding ribonuclease T2 family protein, with protein sequence MILRWCFAIAGAFLLSILPAAAQNPREARGAPMGQFDFYVLALSWSPGFCENSGSRNRQCDSGSGLGFVTHGLWPQREQGYPSFCEPAGRFVPQAAMADAAGLFPDDNLARYQWRKHGTCTGESPGGYFRAVRQARDLVRLPDGFNGLNSRSKVLPSEIESAFMKANPGLRPDMISVSCGRRIFQEVRICLTRDLRGFRQCAEVDRDGCRAGEITVPAVR encoded by the coding sequence TTGATCCTGCGCTGGTGCTTCGCCATCGCGGGCGCCTTCCTCCTCTCGATCCTTCCTGCCGCGGCCCAGAATCCCCGGGAGGCGAGGGGCGCCCCGATGGGGCAGTTCGATTTTTATGTGCTGGCCCTGTCCTGGTCGCCCGGCTTCTGCGAGAACAGCGGCAGCCGGAACCGGCAGTGCGACAGCGGCAGCGGTCTCGGCTTCGTGACCCACGGTCTCTGGCCTCAGCGGGAGCAGGGCTACCCCAGCTTCTGCGAGCCCGCCGGCCGCTTCGTGCCTCAGGCCGCCATGGCCGATGCCGCGGGTCTTTTCCCGGACGACAATCTCGCCCGCTATCAGTGGCGCAAGCACGGCACCTGTACGGGCGAGAGCCCCGGGGGGTATTTCCGCGCGGTCCGGCAGGCGCGGGACCTCGTGCGCCTGCCGGACGGTTTCAACGGCCTGAACAGCCGGTCCAAGGTGCTGCCGAGCGAGATCGAAAGCGCCTTCATGAAGGCCAATCCGGGGTTGCGTCCCGACATGATTTCGGTTTCCTGCGGACGGCGCATCTTCCAGGAGGTCCGCATCTGCCTCACCAGGGACCTGCGCGGATTCCGCCAGTGCGCCGAGGTCGATCGCGACGGCTGCCGTGCGGGCGAGATTACCGTGCCGGCGGTCAGATAG
- a CDS encoding class I SAM-dependent methyltransferase produces MSPLRDRLRETIALEGPITVERYMGLCLTHYYATRDPLGAAGDFTTAPEISQMFGELIGLWMLEAWNGMGRPASCRLVELGPGRGTLMADLLRATRLLPDFKAASTVHLVETSPSLRGKQQATLASSGFSVAWHDRVEDVPPGPTLLVANEFFDALPVRQFVGTERGWCERLVGLDGGRLIFGLRPEPEPALGRPLKPGDILEWPGVSIDVIGELARRLERDSGAALIVDYGYWGPAFGDTLQALKGHKPVDPLEEPGEADLTTHVDFHRLAQAAVAGRTRAHGLVAQGDFLRSLGIEARASALKARATPAQAADIDRALARLTEQGPTGMGDLFKVLAVTHEGIEAVPGLPALSPSS; encoded by the coding sequence GTGAGCCCGCTGCGGGACAGACTACGCGAGACGATCGCCCTCGAGGGACCGATCACGGTCGAGCGCTACATGGGCCTGTGCCTGACGCACTACTACGCCACCCGCGACCCGCTCGGCGCCGCCGGCGACTTCACCACGGCTCCCGAGATCAGCCAGATGTTCGGCGAACTGATCGGCCTGTGGATGCTGGAGGCCTGGAACGGCATGGGGCGTCCCGCGTCGTGCCGGCTCGTCGAGTTGGGGCCAGGCCGCGGCACGCTGATGGCGGACCTGCTGCGGGCGACGAGGCTCCTGCCCGACTTCAAGGCGGCCTCCACCGTGCATCTCGTCGAGACGAGTCCTTCCTTGCGAGGCAAGCAGCAGGCGACCCTGGCCTCGTCGGGCTTCTCCGTCGCGTGGCACGACCGGGTCGAGGACGTCCCCCCGGGTCCCACCCTGCTCGTCGCCAACGAGTTCTTCGACGCCCTGCCGGTACGCCAGTTCGTGGGCACCGAGCGTGGCTGGTGCGAGCGGCTCGTGGGCCTCGACGGCGGACGTCTGATCTTTGGCCTGCGCCCGGAGCCGGAACCTGCCCTCGGCAGGCCCCTGAAGCCCGGCGACATTCTTGAATGGCCGGGCGTCTCCATCGACGTCATCGGTGAACTCGCCCGGCGGCTCGAGCGGGATTCGGGCGCCGCCCTGATCGTCGATTACGGCTATTGGGGTCCGGCCTTCGGCGACACCCTGCAGGCTCTCAAGGGACACAAGCCCGTGGATCCTCTGGAGGAGCCCGGAGAAGCGGATCTCACGACCCATGTGGATTTCCACCGTCTCGCCCAGGCGGCCGTGGCCGGCAGGACCCGTGCCCATGGCCTCGTCGCGCAGGGCGACTTCCTCCGGAGCCTCGGGATCGAGGCGCGCGCATCCGCCCTGAAAGCGCGTGCAACCCCCGCCCAGGCGGCCGACATCGACCGGGCTCTGGCGCGCCTGACGGAGCAGGGGCCGACGGGCATGGGTGATCTGTTTAAGGTTTTGGCCGTTACACATGAGGGGATCGAGGCCGTCCCCGGATTGCCCGCCCTCTCCCCCTCCTCCTGA
- a CDS encoding outer membrane protein — protein sequence MKKILLASVALFGFAGAASAADLPVRSAPPAPIVAAVPVFTWTGFYVGVNAGYGWNTNDSITVGGVRFDLDDDGGFVGGAQAGYNYQIGSFVVGLEGDIQYADFGGDDRFDFNNDGILDGDFNNSDWFGTVRARAGVAFDRALIYATGGFAFADDATGWTVGGGLEYAFTNNLSAKIEGLYVNLDQDNNSIFNIDNDAEFGVVRAGLNFRFGTY from the coding sequence ATGAAGAAGATTCTTCTCGCCAGCGTCGCTCTCTTCGGCTTTGCCGGAGCCGCTTCCGCTGCGGACCTGCCGGTTCGCTCCGCTCCCCCGGCTCCGATTGTTGCCGCTGTTCCGGTGTTCACCTGGACGGGCTTCTACGTGGGTGTGAACGCCGGCTACGGCTGGAACACGAACGACTCGATCACGGTCGGCGGCGTGCGCTTCGACCTGGACGACGACGGCGGCTTCGTCGGCGGCGCTCAGGCGGGCTACAACTACCAGATCGGCTCGTTCGTGGTCGGTCTCGAAGGCGACATCCAGTACGCCGACTTCGGTGGTGACGACCGCTTCGACTTCAACAACGACGGCATCCTCGACGGCGACTTCAACAACAGCGACTGGTTCGGCACCGTGCGCGCCCGCGCCGGTGTGGCCTTCGACCGCGCCCTGATCTACGCCACCGGTGGTTTCGCCTTCGCGGACGACGCCACGGGCTGGACCGTCGGTGGTGGTCTCGAGTACGCCTTCACCAACAACCTGTCGGCCAAGATCGAAGGCCTGTACGTCAACCTCGACCAGGACAACAACAGCATCTTCAACATCGACAACGATGCTGAGTTCGGTGTGGTCCGCGCCGGCCTGAACTTCCGCTTCGGCACCTACTAA
- a CDS encoding tRNA-binding protein: MDQANAATAPITFDDFLKVDIRVGRIMTVEPFPQARKPAFKLTIDFGPEIGIKRSSAQITVNHSPEDLVGSLVMAVVNFPPRQIGPFMSEVLTLGVPDANGNVMLIRPDRDVPVGGRLY, encoded by the coding sequence ATGGATCAGGCGAATGCGGCAACGGCGCCCATCACGTTCGACGATTTCCTGAAGGTCGATATCCGCGTCGGCCGGATCATGACCGTCGAGCCGTTTCCCCAGGCGCGCAAGCCGGCGTTCAAGCTCACCATCGATTTCGGACCCGAGATCGGCATCAAACGTTCCTCGGCGCAGATCACGGTGAATCATTCACCGGAAGATCTCGTTGGGTCGCTGGTGATGGCCGTGGTGAACTTCCCGCCGCGCCAGATCGGCCCGTTCATGTCGGAGGTGCTGACCCTCGGCGTGCCCGACGCCAATGGGAACGTGATGCTGATCCGTCCGGATCGGGACGTGCCGGTGGGCGGAAGGCTGTACTAG
- a CDS encoding glutathione S-transferase N-terminal domain-containing protein, with amino-acid sequence MLVLRSSPASPFGRKVKLSASILGLTDRIRIVDADTLNPDDSIRQQNPLGKIPALILESGEVLYDSRVIVDYLDHLAGGGVIPNGPERYSALRDQALADGIMDAALLQVYEGRFRPEDRHEPKWVSHQADKVRRGLDYAEAHLAEAGQPLHIGQIALACALGYLDLRFGGRWRESYPRLVAWLADFESRVPAYAKTRVTP; translated from the coding sequence ATGCTCGTTCTCCGCTCCTCGCCTGCATCGCCCTTCGGCCGCAAGGTCAAACTCTCGGCCTCAATTCTCGGCCTGACCGATCGTATCCGGATCGTCGACGCGGATACCCTGAATCCCGACGATTCGATTCGGCAGCAGAACCCGCTGGGCAAGATCCCGGCGCTCATTCTGGAAAGCGGCGAGGTGCTCTACGATTCCCGCGTGATCGTGGATTATCTCGATCATCTGGCCGGCGGCGGCGTTATCCCGAACGGCCCGGAGAGGTACTCTGCCCTGCGCGATCAGGCGCTCGCCGACGGCATCATGGATGCGGCGCTGCTGCAGGTCTACGAAGGCCGCTTCCGACCGGAAGACAGGCATGAGCCGAAATGGGTCTCCCATCAGGCCGACAAGGTGCGCCGCGGCCTCGACTATGCGGAAGCCCATCTCGCGGAGGCGGGCCAGCCTCTCCACATCGGCCAGATCGCGCTCGCCTGCGCTCTGGGCTATCTCGACCTGCGCTTCGGCGGCCGCTGGCGCGAGAGCTATCCCAGGCTTGTGGCCTGGCTGGCCGATTTCGAATCCCGCGTTCCGGCCTATGCCAAGACACGGGTGACGCCGTAA
- the proC gene encoding pyrroline-5-carboxylate reductase produces MSPNPSHLPSSLILVGAGKMGGSMLEGWLKVGMKPDGVSVLDPRPSDEMTRFCQANGIALNPASPAPADVLVLAIKPQMLDAAAPSLNGYLGPQTLIVSILAGKTIGDLRSRLPAAGAIVRAMPNLPASIGRGATGAAANDAVSEAQRLMADALLSSNGIVEWLPSEDLIDAVTAVSGSGPAYVFHLVECLAEAGTAAGLPPDLAQRLARATVTGAGELLFQSESSPATLRQNVTSPGGTTAAALEVLMRDPDGLKALMREAVAAAKRRAEELAG; encoded by the coding sequence ATGTCGCCGAACCCCTCGCATCTGCCGTCGTCCCTCATCCTCGTCGGTGCCGGCAAAATGGGCGGCTCCATGCTGGAGGGCTGGCTCAAGGTCGGCATGAAGCCCGACGGGGTTTCCGTTCTCGATCCGCGCCCGTCCGACGAGATGACGCGGTTCTGCCAAGCGAACGGCATCGCGCTCAATCCGGCCAGTCCCGCTCCCGCGGATGTGCTGGTCCTGGCGATCAAGCCGCAGATGCTCGACGCCGCCGCTCCGAGCCTGAACGGATACCTCGGGCCTCAGACCCTCATCGTGTCCATTCTCGCCGGCAAGACCATCGGTGATCTGCGCTCCAGGCTTCCGGCCGCCGGTGCGATCGTGCGCGCCATGCCGAACCTTCCCGCCAGCATCGGGCGCGGCGCCACCGGGGCCGCCGCGAACGACGCGGTGAGCGAGGCGCAGCGTCTGATGGCCGATGCGCTGCTGAGCAGCAACGGCATCGTCGAATGGCTGCCCTCCGAAGACCTGATCGATGCGGTCACGGCGGTGTCGGGTTCGGGCCCGGCCTATGTGTTCCATCTGGTCGAATGCCTGGCCGAGGCCGGAACGGCCGCCGGACTTCCGCCTGACCTGGCGCAGCGTCTTGCGCGGGCCACGGTCACGGGCGCGGGAGAACTCCTGTTCCAGAGCGAGTCGAGCCCCGCGACGCTCCGGCAGAACGTCACCTCGCCGGGCGGCACCACGGCGGCGGCGCTGGAGGTGCTCATGCGCGACCCAGACGGCCTGAAGGCGCTCATGCGCGAGGCGGTAGCGGCCGCCAAGCGGCGGGCGGAGGAACTCGCCGGCTAG
- a CDS encoding YbjN domain-containing protein: MSQIHLEIDRSEHPLDVVERLASLRHWIFDRAEADEMSISVAGRWADYDVAFTWIEDVEAMHMACAFDLKVPERRRQEVLQLIASVNEQLWVGHFDLWSTENVVMFRHALLLAGGADPTDGQCETMLRVAVEACERYFQAFQFVIWAGKSAREALDSVLFETEGEA, from the coding sequence ATGTCGCAGATTCATCTTGAAATCGATCGTTCGGAACATCCTCTCGATGTGGTCGAGCGTCTCGCTTCCCTGCGGCACTGGATCTTCGACCGGGCCGAAGCCGACGAGATGTCCATCTCGGTGGCAGGCCGCTGGGCGGATTACGACGTCGCCTTCACGTGGATCGAGGACGTGGAGGCGATGCACATGGCCTGCGCGTTCGATCTCAAGGTTCCCGAGCGGCGCCGCCAGGAGGTGCTTCAGCTCATCGCCTCGGTCAACGAACAGCTCTGGGTCGGGCATTTCGACCTGTGGAGCACGGAGAACGTGGTGATGTTCCGGCATGCGCTTCTGCTGGCGGGCGGGGCCGATCCCACCGACGGCCAATGCGAGACCATGCTGCGGGTCGCAGTGGAGGCCTGCGAGCGGTATTTCCAGGCCTTCCAGTTCGTCATCTGGGCCGGCAAATCGGCCCGCGAAGCTCTCGATTCCGTCCTGTTCGAAACCGAGGGCGAGGCTTAA
- the lgt gene encoding prolipoprotein diacylglyceryl transferase: MPLSFPIIDPVAISIGPFAIRWYALAYVAGLLGGWFYAKRLAAKADLWDGLKQPKPMDVDDLIVWVALGVVLGGRVGYVLFYNLASYLSHPLEIFAIWRGGMSFHGGFLGAVLAIVLFARSRGLNPLALLDMAAVVTPIGLFFGRIANFINGELWGRPAPEFPYAVVFPHAGPVPRHPSQLYEAFGEGLVLFIVMAVAARAFGFRRPGLLGGIFVLGYAVARIVCEFFREPDAQLGFLFGSSVQGLSGGITMGMLLSIPMALVGAGFIVMAVRGLTRPGKAVEAA, from the coding sequence ATGCCTCTCTCCTTTCCCATCATCGATCCCGTGGCGATCTCCATCGGCCCCTTCGCGATCCGCTGGTATGCGCTGGCCTATGTGGCCGGCCTCCTGGGCGGCTGGTTCTATGCCAAGCGTCTTGCAGCCAAGGCCGACCTCTGGGACGGTCTCAAGCAGCCCAAGCCGATGGACGTGGACGACCTCATCGTCTGGGTGGCGCTCGGCGTCGTGCTGGGCGGACGCGTCGGCTACGTGCTGTTCTACAATCTCGCCTCCTATCTGTCCCATCCGCTGGAGATCTTCGCCATCTGGCGCGGCGGCATGTCGTTCCATGGCGGTTTCCTCGGGGCGGTGCTCGCCATCGTGCTCTTTGCCCGCTCCCGGGGTCTCAACCCGCTCGCCCTGCTCGACATGGCCGCGGTGGTCACGCCCATTGGGCTGTTCTTCGGGCGCATCGCCAACTTCATCAATGGCGAGCTCTGGGGCCGCCCCGCCCCCGAATTCCCCTATGCGGTGGTCTTCCCCCATGCCGGACCGGTGCCCCGGCATCCGAGCCAGCTCTACGAGGCGTTCGGCGAGGGCCTTGTCCTCTTCATCGTCATGGCGGTCGCGGCCCGCGCCTTCGGCTTCCGCCGGCCGGGGCTTCTCGGCGGCATCTTCGTGCTGGGCTATGCGGTCGCCCGCATTGTCTGCGAGTTCTTCCGCGAGCCGGACGCACAGCTCGGCTTCCTGTTCGGGTCCTCGGTGCAGGGGCTGAGCGGCGGCATCACCATGGGCATGCTCCTGTCGATTCCCATGGCGCTCGTGGGCGCGGGCTTCATCGTCATGGCGGTGCGCGGCTTGACCCGCCCGGGCAAAGCGGTCGAGGCCGCGTGA
- a CDS encoding accessory factor UbiK family protein: MTQSSNRIFDELARFATDAAGAAQGVRREVESVVRSQFERLIKDMDVATREEFEVLREMVVAAREENERLEARVKDLEAKLASTAGVNPATP, translated from the coding sequence ATGACCCAATCGTCCAACCGGATCTTCGATGAACTCGCCCGCTTCGCCACCGATGCCGCGGGCGCGGCCCAGGGCGTCCGGCGGGAGGTCGAGAGCGTGGTCCGCAGCCAGTTCGAGCGCCTGATCAAGGATATGGACGTCGCCACCCGCGAGGAGTTCGAGGTTCTGCGCGAGATGGTGGTGGCGGCCCGCGAGGAGAACGAGCGGCTGGAAGCCCGGGTGAAGGACCTCGAGGCGAAGCTGGCCTCCACGGCCGGCGTCAATCCTGCGACCCCTTGA
- the pgeF gene encoding peptidoglycan editing factor PgeF, which yields MFIQAPALVSQPNVSHAFFTRQGGVSEGIYASLNGGIGSSDEPARVQENRRRMAEAVGIAPDALISVYQVHSPDAVIVEGPWRGERPRADAMVTATPGLALAITTADCGPVLFSDAEARVIAAAHAGWRGAVTGVLESTIAAMEKLGARRERIVAVLGPTISQKAYEVGPDFIKRFGEEAPGHERFLGKAERLDHAMFDLPGFIGARLDAAGIAAFTDLGLCTYSDEERFFSYRRTTHRQEPDYGRLISAIALTP from the coding sequence ATGTTCATTCAAGCGCCCGCCCTCGTGTCACAGCCGAACGTCAGCCATGCCTTCTTCACCCGCCAGGGCGGCGTCTCGGAGGGGATCTACGCGTCCCTCAACGGCGGCATCGGGTCTTCGGACGAACCCGCCAGGGTTCAGGAGAACCGTCGCCGCATGGCGGAGGCTGTCGGGATCGCGCCGGATGCCCTGATCAGCGTCTATCAGGTCCATTCGCCGGATGCGGTGATCGTGGAAGGGCCCTGGCGGGGCGAGCGGCCCAGGGCGGACGCCATGGTGACGGCGACGCCTGGCCTCGCCCTCGCCATCACTACGGCGGATTGCGGGCCGGTGCTGTTCTCGGACGCGGAGGCGCGGGTCATCGCGGCCGCCCATGCGGGCTGGCGCGGCGCCGTGACCGGGGTGCTGGAATCCACGATCGCCGCCATGGAAAAGCTCGGGGCAAGGCGCGAAAGGATCGTGGCCGTTCTCGGCCCGACGATCAGCCAGAAAGCCTATGAGGTCGGTCCGGACTTCATCAAACGCTTCGGCGAGGAAGCACCCGGCCATGAGCGCTTCCTCGGCAAGGCAGAAAGGCTCGATCACGCCATGTTCGACCTTCCGGGCTTTATCGGTGCCCGACTGGACGCCGCCGGCATTGCGGCCTTTACCGATCTCGGCCTGTGCACCTATTCCGACGAGGAACGGTTCTTCAGCTACCGCCGCACCACCCACCGTCAAGAGCCGGATTACGGCCGCCTGATCTCGGCGATCGCGCTCACTCCCTGA
- a CDS encoding ATP-binding protein has translation MKIGATLRYSPLDHVARWFGRFLPKGLYARALIIIIAPVILLQSVVAYVFMERHYQLVTRRLSSAVTADIAALIDIYESYPQDKDASTLSRIASERLQLDVDILHNTDLPPPGPKPFFDILDETLTDELRRQIDRPYWVDTVGRSSYVEVRIKLDQSNVMRILARRSQAYASNSHIFLVWMGGSSFVLLGIAILFLRNQIRPILRLAEAAEALGKGREIEFRPRGAREVRQAGHAFLEMKRRIERNIEQRTTMLNGVSHDLRTILTRFKLSLVFLGETPEVEDLKRDVDEMSRMLEGYLAFARGEGGDAGEQAVATDLRQLLEEVQSDAERQGHVTELDIVGDPMITVRPDAFRRLLFNLVSNAARHGDRIEITANHETRWLVLHVDDDGPGIPPTLREEVFKPFVRLDEARNQDEGGSGLGLAIARDVARSHGGDIVLGESPLGGLRATVRLPA, from the coding sequence ATGAAGATCGGGGCGACCCTGCGCTATTCCCCTCTTGACCACGTGGCGCGCTGGTTCGGCCGCTTCCTGCCGAAAGGGCTCTACGCCCGCGCGCTCATCATCATCATCGCGCCCGTCATTCTGCTGCAATCGGTCGTCGCCTACGTGTTCATGGAGCGGCATTATCAGCTCGTCACGCGACGCCTGTCCTCAGCCGTGACGGCCGACATCGCGGCGCTCATCGACATCTATGAGAGCTATCCCCAGGACAAGGATGCCAGCACCCTGTCCCGGATCGCGTCGGAGCGCCTGCAGCTCGACGTCGACATCCTGCACAACACCGACCTGCCGCCGCCCGGGCCCAAGCCGTTCTTCGACATTCTCGACGAGACCCTGACCGACGAGCTGCGGCGCCAGATCGATCGGCCGTACTGGGTCGATACGGTCGGGCGCTCGAGCTATGTGGAAGTGCGCATCAAGCTCGATCAGAGCAACGTCATGCGCATCCTCGCGCGGCGCAGCCAGGCCTACGCGTCGAACTCCCATATCTTCCTCGTCTGGATGGGCGGCTCGTCCTTCGTGCTGCTCGGCATCGCCATTTTGTTCCTGCGCAACCAGATCAGGCCGATCCTGCGGCTTGCGGAAGCCGCCGAAGCCCTGGGCAAGGGCCGCGAGATCGAGTTCCGCCCGCGCGGAGCCCGCGAGGTGCGTCAGGCCGGCCACGCCTTCCTGGAGATGAAGCGGCGCATCGAGCGCAACATCGAGCAGCGCACCACGATGCTGAACGGCGTCAGCCACGATCTGCGCACGATCCTCACGCGCTTCAAGCTCTCGCTCGTCTTTCTCGGTGAGACCCCGGAGGTCGAGGATCTCAAGCGCGACGTGGACGAAATGAGCCGCATGCTCGAGGGGTACCTTGCCTTCGCGCGCGGTGAAGGCGGCGACGCGGGCGAACAGGCGGTCGCGACGGATCTGCGGCAGCTCCTCGAAGAGGTGCAGTCCGACGCCGAGCGGCAGGGCCACGTGACCGAGCTCGACATCGTCGGCGACCCGATGATCACGGTGCGGCCCGACGCGTTCCGCCGCCTCCTGTTCAACCTGGTGTCGAATGCGGCCCGGCATGGCGACCGGATCGAGATCACGGCCAATCACGAAACGCGCTGGCTCGTTCTGCACGTCGACGACGACGGGCCGGGCATTCCGCCCACCTTGCGTGAGGAGGTCTTCAAGCCCTTCGTGCGCCTGGACGAAGCGCGCAACCAGGATGAGGGCGGATCGGGCCTGGGCCTTGCCATCGCCCGCGACGTCGCCCGCTCACACGGCGGCGACATCGTGCTGGGAGAAAGCCCACTCGGCGGCCTGCGTGCCACGGTGCGGCTGCCGGCATAG